The proteins below are encoded in one region of Paraburkholderia phenazinium:
- a CDS encoding thiol:disulfide interchange protein DsbA/DsbL, giving the protein MKKLLSILFLSIGLVSAAVEASPGAPVAGKDYTVLPQAQPVDVPAGKIEVTEFFWYGCPHCNEFNPYLETWIKKQGPDVVFKRVPVAFRDDFIPHSKMYHALDALGLAEKLTPVVFNEIHVNKDYLLTPEDQQKFLAKNGVDPKKYMDAYNSFSTQSEIQRDKKMLDDYKIDGVPTLAVQGKYETGPAATNSLPGTLQVLDYLVAQVRAKKM; this is encoded by the coding sequence ATGAAAAAACTGCTGAGCATTCTCTTTCTCTCTATCGGCCTCGTCAGTGCGGCCGTAGAGGCGTCTCCTGGTGCTCCGGTCGCCGGTAAGGACTACACCGTGCTGCCGCAGGCGCAGCCGGTGGACGTGCCGGCCGGCAAGATCGAAGTCACCGAATTCTTCTGGTACGGCTGCCCGCACTGCAACGAATTCAACCCGTACCTCGAAACGTGGATCAAGAAGCAAGGCCCCGACGTCGTGTTCAAACGTGTGCCGGTGGCCTTCCGCGACGACTTCATCCCCCATTCGAAGATGTACCACGCGCTCGACGCGCTAGGTCTTGCAGAAAAGCTCACGCCGGTGGTCTTCAACGAAATCCACGTCAACAAGGACTATCTGCTGACGCCGGAAGACCAGCAGAAATTCCTTGCCAAGAACGGCGTGGATCCGAAGAAGTACATGGACGCGTACAACTCGTTCTCGACGCAAAGCGAGATCCAGCGCGACAAGAAGATGCTGGACGACTACAAGATCGACGGTGTGCCGACGCTGGCCGTACAGGGCAAGTATGAAACCGGCCCGGCTGCGACCAACAGCCTGCCGGGCACGCTCCAGGTCCTCGATTATCTCGTCGCACAGGTCCGCGCAAAGAAGATGTAA
- a CDS encoding MBL fold metallo-hydrolase, producing the protein MNALEHQLDYPFNDTLPDAGHAFEVTPGVFWLRMPLPFALDHINLWLLRDEIDGQKGWTVIDCGITSDTIKANWEQVFDTVLEGLPVLRVIVTHCHPDHIGLAHWICKGGDKQRWDVRLWMTLGEYMQARVMASGDGSNAGGAGAARHFALHGLTDEASLDKLRNRTSYYSNLVPAIPGQYRRVREGQGIDIGGKTWRVVTGFGHSPEHCALHNEADGVLISGDMVLPRISTNVSVFDMEPEGTPLALYLESLGRYETMAEDTLVLPSHGKPFRGVRTRIRQLREHHDARLAEVREACAQRPQSAADIVPLMFKRQLDIHQMTFAMGEALAHLHLLWLAGELKRTHDADGVIRFSPL; encoded by the coding sequence ATGAATGCTCTCGAACACCAGCTCGACTACCCGTTCAACGACACCTTGCCGGACGCCGGCCACGCATTCGAAGTGACGCCTGGCGTGTTCTGGCTGCGTATGCCGCTGCCGTTTGCGCTGGACCACATCAACCTGTGGTTGCTGCGCGATGAGATCGATGGTCAGAAGGGCTGGACGGTGATCGATTGCGGCATCACCTCGGACACGATCAAGGCAAACTGGGAGCAGGTGTTCGACACGGTGCTCGAAGGCCTGCCGGTGCTGCGTGTGATCGTCACGCATTGCCATCCGGATCACATCGGTCTTGCGCACTGGATCTGTAAGGGCGGCGACAAGCAGCGCTGGGACGTGCGTCTGTGGATGACGCTTGGCGAATACATGCAGGCGCGCGTGATGGCGTCAGGCGACGGCTCGAACGCGGGTGGCGCCGGCGCAGCGCGCCACTTCGCACTGCATGGGCTCACCGACGAGGCCTCACTCGACAAACTGCGCAATCGCACGAGCTACTACTCGAACCTCGTTCCGGCGATACCGGGCCAGTATCGGCGCGTGCGTGAAGGACAGGGTATCGATATTGGCGGCAAGACGTGGCGCGTCGTGACCGGCTTTGGTCACTCGCCGGAACACTGCGCGCTGCATAACGAAGCGGACGGCGTGCTGATTTCGGGTGACATGGTATTGCCGCGTATCTCTACCAACGTTTCGGTGTTCGACATGGAGCCGGAAGGTACGCCGCTCGCGCTATATCTGGAATCGCTCGGCCGCTACGAGACGATGGCTGAGGATACGCTCGTGCTGCCGTCGCACGGCAAGCCGTTTCGCGGCGTGCGAACCCGTATCAGGCAACTGCGCGAACATCACGATGCCCGGCTCGCCGAAGTGCGCGAGGCCTGCGCGCAGAGGCCGCAAAGCGCCGCGGATATCGTGCCGTTGATGTTCAAGCGGCAGCTCGATATCCATCAGATGACGTTCGCCATGGGCGAGGCGCTCGCGCATTTGCATCTGCTGTGGCTTGCGGGCGAGTTGAAGCGCACGCACGACGCGGACGGCGTGATCCGGTTCTCGCCGCTCTAG
- the can gene encoding carbonate dehydratase: MNANASSLPNPLSHLFDNNDKWVARQLAEDPEYFSRLAHQQTPEYLWIGCSDSRVPANQIIGLPPGEVFVHRNIANVVVHTDLNCLSVIQFAVDLLKVKHIMVVGHYGCSGVGAALHGRRVGLADNWLHHVQDVRTKHATLLEEWPMGEARHRRLVELNTIEQVVNVCRTTIVNDAWARGQELTVHGWAYGVHDGKVRNLGMMIGAPDELDETYSKCVAAVSASGAHRADNDVVASDAARLGEVPAVVEGVIKELKHE, encoded by the coding sequence ATGAACGCAAACGCTTCTTCTCTGCCCAACCCGCTCTCTCACCTGTTCGACAACAACGACAAGTGGGTAGCCCGCCAACTCGCCGAGGACCCCGAGTATTTCTCGCGCCTTGCCCACCAGCAGACGCCTGAATACCTGTGGATCGGCTGCTCGGATTCGCGCGTGCCGGCCAACCAGATCATCGGCCTGCCGCCGGGCGAAGTGTTCGTCCATAGAAACATTGCGAACGTCGTCGTGCACACCGATCTGAACTGCCTCTCCGTGATCCAGTTCGCGGTCGATCTGCTGAAGGTCAAGCACATCATGGTGGTGGGCCACTACGGCTGCTCGGGCGTGGGCGCCGCACTGCACGGCCGGCGTGTCGGTCTGGCTGACAACTGGCTGCATCACGTGCAGGATGTGCGCACCAAACACGCGACGCTGCTCGAAGAATGGCCAATGGGCGAAGCGCGTCACCGGCGTCTCGTGGAGCTGAACACGATCGAACAGGTCGTCAATGTATGCCGCACGACCATCGTCAACGACGCCTGGGCGCGCGGCCAGGAACTCACCGTGCACGGCTGGGCCTATGGCGTGCACGACGGCAAGGTGCGCAATCTCGGCATGATGATCGGCGCGCCGGATGAGCTCGATGAAACGTATTCGAAGTGCGTCGCGGCTGTATCGGCGAGCGGCGCGCATCGGGCAGACAACGACGTGGTCGCGTCCGACGCGGCCAGGCTCGGCGAGGTGCCGGCCGTCGTCGAAGGTGTGATCAAGGAGCTAAAACATGAGTGA
- a CDS encoding acetyl-CoA C-acetyltransferase has product MSETKRDNQADPIVIVSVARTPMAAFQGDFATLTAPQLGAIAIEAAVKRAGLEPGQVDEVVMGCVLPAGLGQAPARQAALGAGLPLSTGSTTVNKMCGSGMRAAMFAHDMLAAGSVDVIVAGGMESMTNAPYLLPKARGGMRMGHGQVIDHMFYDGLEDAYEKGRLMGTFAEECATSFDFTREAQDAFAVESLKRAKRANEDGSFAWEIAPVKVESRKGDVTIERDEQPFKANLEKIATLKPAFSKTGTVTAANSSSISDGAAALVMMRESTAKRLGVTPLARVVGHSTFAQEPAKFTTAPVGAIRKLFEKNGWSANEVDLYEVNEAFAVVTMAAMKEHRLPHEKVNVNGGACALGHPIGASGARILVTLIGALKHRGLKRGVATLCIGGGEATAMGIELV; this is encoded by the coding sequence ATGAGTGAGACAAAGCGTGACAACCAGGCCGATCCGATTGTGATCGTTTCCGTCGCCCGTACGCCGATGGCGGCGTTCCAGGGCGACTTCGCGACGCTGACCGCGCCGCAACTTGGCGCGATCGCGATCGAAGCGGCCGTCAAGCGCGCAGGTCTGGAGCCGGGACAGGTCGACGAAGTGGTGATGGGCTGCGTGCTGCCTGCCGGTCTCGGCCAGGCGCCCGCTCGTCAGGCAGCGCTCGGCGCGGGTTTACCGCTCTCCACCGGCAGCACGACGGTGAACAAGATGTGCGGCTCCGGCATGCGCGCGGCCATGTTCGCGCACGACATGCTGGCCGCGGGCTCGGTGGATGTGATCGTCGCGGGCGGCATGGAAAGCATGACCAACGCGCCTTACCTGCTGCCGAAGGCGCGTGGCGGCATGCGCATGGGCCACGGCCAGGTGATCGACCATATGTTCTACGACGGTCTCGAAGACGCCTACGAAAAGGGCCGCCTGATGGGCACCTTCGCCGAGGAATGCGCGACGTCATTCGACTTCACGCGTGAGGCGCAAGATGCCTTCGCCGTGGAGTCGCTCAAGCGCGCGAAGCGAGCCAACGAAGACGGTTCGTTTGCATGGGAAATCGCGCCCGTGAAGGTGGAGAGCCGCAAGGGCGACGTGACGATCGAACGCGACGAGCAGCCGTTCAAGGCGAACCTCGAGAAAATCGCGACGCTCAAGCCTGCGTTCAGCAAGACCGGAACGGTGACGGCCGCGAACTCGTCTTCTATCTCGGATGGCGCTGCAGCGTTGGTGATGATGCGTGAATCGACAGCGAAGCGGCTGGGTGTCACGCCGCTCGCGCGTGTGGTCGGTCATTCGACCTTCGCTCAGGAACCGGCGAAGTTCACCACCGCGCCGGTGGGCGCGATCCGCAAACTGTTCGAGAAGAACGGTTGGAGTGCGAACGAAGTGGACCTGTACGAGGTGAACGAAGCGTTCGCCGTTGTGACGATGGCCGCGATGAAAGAACACCGTCTGCCGCACGAGAAGGTCAACGTGAACGGCGGCGCCTGCGCGCTGGGCCATCCGATCGGCGCGTCGGGTGCGCGGATCCTGGTCACCCTGATCGGTGCGTTGAAGCACCGCGGCCTGAAGCGCGGTGTCGCGACGCTGTGCATCGGCGGGGGTGAGGCAACCGCGATGGGGATTGAACTGGTGTAA
- a CDS encoding YchJ family protein: MTTQRPTDCPCGGAAPDQRSGARPPRFALCCGRFIDGGEAAPNALELMRSRYSAYVLGANDYLRATWAPHTCPAELDANPDASDAPRWLGLQIKRFASQDDNHAEVEFVARYKVGGRAHRLHELSRFLRGDDGRWRYVDGDLSDT, from the coding sequence TTGACGACGCAACGACCCACCGATTGCCCCTGCGGCGGCGCAGCGCCCGATCAGCGCAGCGGCGCCAGACCGCCGCGCTTCGCGCTTTGCTGTGGCCGCTTCATCGACGGCGGCGAGGCCGCCCCCAACGCGCTCGAACTGATGCGCTCGCGCTACAGTGCATACGTGCTCGGTGCGAACGACTATCTGCGCGCCACGTGGGCGCCGCATACCTGCCCTGCTGAACTCGACGCAAATCCCGACGCCTCCGACGCGCCGCGCTGGCTAGGTCTGCAGATCAAACGCTTCGCTTCGCAAGACGACAACCACGCCGAAGTCGAATTCGTCGCACGTTACAAGGTCGGCGGACGGGCTCACCGTTTGCACGAACTGAGCCGCTTCTTGCGCGGCGACGATGGCCGCTGGCGCTATGTCGACGGCGACCTCAGCGATACCTAG
- a CDS encoding SDR family oxidoreductase — MSTTLKVFITGASSGIGLALAAEYARRGAILGLVARRGDALASFQQSHPDHPISIYPADVRDADALAAAAAQFIAQYGCPDIVIANAGVSRGALTGHGDLRAFREVMDVNYFGMVATFEPFAAAMMAAGKGSLVGVASVAGVRGLPGSGAYSASKAAAFRYLEALRVEMRPKGVNVVTIAPGYIRTPMTAHNPYRMPFLMDADRFAAKVANAVARNTRFAIFPWQMRVVAMLLHVLPRWIYDRAFERAPRKPRAAE; from the coding sequence ATGAGTACGACTCTCAAGGTTTTTATCACCGGCGCTTCCAGTGGCATCGGCCTCGCGCTCGCCGCCGAATACGCGCGGCGCGGCGCGATTCTCGGGCTGGTTGCCCGTCGCGGTGACGCCCTCGCCAGCTTCCAGCAGTCCCATCCGGATCATCCCATCTCGATTTACCCCGCCGACGTGCGCGACGCCGATGCGCTCGCGGCCGCCGCTGCGCAGTTCATCGCGCAGTACGGCTGCCCCGACATCGTGATCGCCAATGCCGGCGTCAGCCGCGGCGCGCTCACCGGACATGGCGACCTGCGCGCGTTCCGCGAGGTCATGGACGTCAACTACTTCGGCATGGTCGCCACCTTCGAGCCGTTCGCGGCCGCCATGATGGCGGCAGGCAAGGGCTCGCTGGTCGGCGTGGCGAGTGTGGCCGGCGTGCGCGGCTTGCCCGGTTCGGGCGCTTATAGCGCCTCCAAGGCCGCCGCGTTCAGGTATCTCGAGGCGCTGCGCGTCGAGATGCGGCCCAAGGGCGTCAACGTGGTCACGATCGCTCCCGGCTACATCCGCACGCCGATGACCGCGCACAATCCGTATCGCATGCCGTTTCTGATGGACGCCGACCGCTTTGCCGCGAAGGTCGCCAACGCAGTTGCGCGTAACACGCGCTTCGCGATTTTCCCGTGGCAGATGCGCGTCGTGGCCATGCTGTTGCACGTGCTGCCACGCTGGATCTACGACCGCGCCTTCGAACGGGCCCCGCGCAAGCCGCGCGCCGCCGAATAG
- a CDS encoding MerR family transcriptional regulator — translation MNTQYTITELAREFDVTPRAIRFYEDQGLLSPSREGSSGLRRVYSGRDRTRLKLTLRGKRLGFTLSEIRDLLDLYESPTDTAPQLHAFLATVTRHREVLERQLEDLNATLEDLAQYEAQARALLESGEREPQGLVSDARST, via the coding sequence ATGAACACGCAATACACCATCACCGAGCTCGCGCGTGAATTCGACGTCACCCCGCGAGCGATCCGCTTCTACGAAGACCAGGGTTTACTCTCACCAAGCCGTGAAGGGTCGAGTGGACTGCGGCGCGTCTACTCGGGCCGCGACCGGACTCGTCTGAAACTCACGTTGCGGGGCAAGCGGCTCGGCTTTACGTTGTCGGAAATCCGCGATCTGCTCGATCTGTACGAATCGCCGACCGACACGGCTCCGCAATTGCACGCGTTTCTCGCCACGGTGACACGGCATCGCGAAGTGCTGGAGCGCCAGCTCGAAGACCTGAACGCGACGCTCGAAGACCTCGCGCAATACGAAGCCCAGGCGCGCGCGCTGCTTGAAAGCGGCGAACGCGAGCCGCAAGGGTTGGTGTCGGACGCCCGCTCGACATGA
- a CDS encoding ABC transporter substrate-binding protein yields MRIKLPVAVIAALLVTAPALALAKPLTVCTEASPDGFDVVQFNSLVTTNASADVIFNSLVAYDEAAKKVVPALAQSWDVSADGLTYTFHLRPNVQFQTTDYFKPTHALNADDVVFTFSRMLDDSNPWHKVTGASGFPHAQSMGLPKLIKSVAKVDDNTVKFELNQPDATFVSILTMGFASIYSAEYADQLLKAGKQVDLNAKPIGTGPFVLKSYTKDAVIRYDVNPTYWGPKPKVDRLIYAITPDATVRAQKVKTGECQIALSPKPQDVADAKTDKSLAIVQTPAFMTAFVALNTDKKPLDNQKVRAALNMAFDRTTYLKTVFDNTATPAVNPYPPNTWSYNKSVKAWPYDPVKAKNLLAEAGFPNGFSTTIWVRPTGSVLNPNPKAGAELLQADFAKIGVKADVKVIEWGELIKEAKQGQHDTLFMGWAGDNGDPDNFLSPLFSCNAVKSGINFARFCDADLDKLIADAKATPDQAKRAKAYEAAQQLIHDQALWIPLGYPTAAAITRTDVSGYHVSPFGRQNFTTVVVQ; encoded by the coding sequence ATGCGCATTAAATTGCCCGTCGCCGTAATCGCCGCTCTACTCGTCACGGCGCCCGCGCTCGCGCTGGCCAAACCGCTGACCGTCTGCACCGAAGCGAGCCCCGACGGTTTCGATGTCGTCCAGTTCAATTCGCTGGTGACCACCAATGCGTCAGCCGACGTGATTTTCAACTCGCTGGTCGCCTACGACGAAGCCGCGAAGAAGGTAGTGCCCGCGCTGGCGCAGAGCTGGGACGTGAGCGCCGATGGCCTCACCTATACGTTCCATCTGCGCCCCAACGTGCAGTTCCAGACCACTGACTACTTCAAGCCCACCCATGCGCTGAATGCCGACGACGTCGTGTTCACCTTCAGCCGCATGCTCGACGACAGCAACCCCTGGCACAAGGTGACGGGGGCGAGCGGTTTCCCGCACGCGCAATCGATGGGGCTGCCGAAGCTGATCAAATCGGTCGCGAAGGTCGACGACAACACGGTGAAGTTCGAGCTGAACCAGCCGGACGCCACGTTCGTCTCGATCCTGACGATGGGCTTCGCCTCGATCTACTCCGCCGAATACGCCGATCAGTTGTTGAAGGCGGGCAAGCAGGTCGACCTGAATGCCAAACCGATTGGCACCGGGCCGTTCGTGCTGAAGAGCTACACGAAGGACGCCGTGATTCGCTATGACGTGAATCCGACGTACTGGGGTCCCAAGCCGAAGGTCGACCGTCTGATCTACGCGATCACGCCGGACGCTACGGTGCGGGCGCAGAAGGTCAAGACCGGCGAATGCCAGATCGCGCTCTCGCCGAAGCCGCAGGACGTGGCTGACGCGAAGACCGACAAGTCGCTCGCGATCGTGCAGACGCCCGCGTTCATGACGGCGTTCGTCGCGCTGAATACGGACAAGAAGCCGCTCGACAACCAGAAGGTTCGCGCCGCGCTGAACATGGCGTTCGACCGCACGACGTATCTGAAGACCGTGTTCGACAACACGGCGACGCCGGCTGTGAATCCGTATCCGCCGAACACCTGGAGCTACAACAAATCAGTCAAGGCGTGGCCGTACGACCCGGTGAAGGCGAAGAACCTCCTCGCCGAGGCAGGCTTTCCGAACGGCTTCTCGACCACCATCTGGGTGCGGCCGACGGGCAGCGTGCTCAATCCGAATCCGAAGGCCGGCGCCGAACTGCTGCAGGCCGACTTCGCGAAGATCGGCGTGAAAGCGGACGTCAAGGTGATCGAGTGGGGCGAGTTGATCAAGGAAGCCAAGCAGGGCCAGCACGACACGCTGTTTATGGGTTGGGCCGGCGACAACGGCGACCCGGACAACTTCCTGTCGCCGCTGTTTAGCTGCAACGCGGTGAAGTCGGGCATCAACTTCGCGCGCTTTTGCGACGCCGATCTCGACAAGCTGATCGCCGATGCGAAGGCCACGCCGGATCAGGCCAAACGCGCGAAGGCATATGAAGCTGCGCAGCAGCTCATCCACGATCAGGCGCTGTGGATTCCGCTTGGGTATCCGACGGCTGCGGCTATCACACGGACCGATGTGAGCGGGTATCACGTGAGTCCGTTTGGGCGGCAAAACTTTACGACAGTGGTCGTGCAGTAA
- a CDS encoding SPOR domain-containing protein yields the protein MAKPRRTTKQSKQTGGTFLGIVLGLIVGLAIAVVVALYITRAPTPFVAKVAPPAASDTSASDAQYDPNRPLQGKTPGQPVPQANQPAPPNTAPGQTNGVNPPGGMLQEPQIVEVPPASSPAANNGVAVAPQPAQDQAASGTVKKPQQATSAPPSTAAAPASNAADANSGYFLQVGAYKTSADAEQQRARLAFQGFESKVTQRDAGGVTYYRVRIGPFSKFEDMNSARQRLSDAGVDTAVIRFTKQ from the coding sequence ATGGCAAAACCACGCCGCACAACAAAGCAGTCGAAACAAACCGGGGGCACATTTCTCGGCATCGTACTGGGCCTGATTGTCGGCCTGGCAATCGCGGTAGTGGTGGCGCTATATATCACCCGGGCGCCTACGCCATTCGTCGCCAAGGTTGCCCCGCCTGCGGCTTCCGACACCAGCGCGAGCGATGCGCAATACGATCCGAACCGTCCGCTGCAAGGCAAAACGCCAGGCCAGCCGGTGCCGCAGGCTAACCAGCCGGCGCCGCCGAACACCGCGCCGGGCCAGACCAATGGCGTGAATCCGCCGGGCGGCATGTTGCAGGAACCGCAAATCGTCGAAGTGCCGCCGGCCAGCAGCCCGGCAGCGAACAACGGCGTCGCGGTTGCGCCGCAGCCCGCACAGGATCAGGCCGCCTCCGGTACCGTGAAGAAACCTCAGCAGGCCACTAGCGCTCCGCCCAGCACGGCGGCCGCGCCGGCCTCGAACGCAGCCGATGCGAACAGCGGCTATTTCCTGCAGGTTGGCGCGTACAAGACGTCGGCGGATGCGGAGCAGCAGCGTGCCCGCCTCGCCTTCCAGGGCTTCGAATCGAAGGTCACGCAGCGCGATGCCGGCGGAGTCACGTACTACCGCGTGCGCATTGGACCGTTCTCGAAGTTCGAGGACATGAATTCGGCCCGCCAGCGTCTGTCCGACGCCGGAGTCGATACCGCCGTGATCCGCTTTACCAAGCAGTAA
- a CDS encoding SDR family oxidoreductase yields MKTVLIVGASRGIGREFAHQYKKAGWRVLATARDEASLEALEALGAETFSLDITVPTEIAALGWKLDGERLDAALLVSGVYGPRTDGVETVTAEDFDEVMVTNVRGPMQLIPILLPLVEDANGVLAVLSSKMGSITEASGTTGWLYRVSKAALNDALKIASLQTRRAACVALHPGWVRTDMGGAQAAIDPERSVSGMRQVLAQAAASHESFNGRFFQYDGTSLDW; encoded by the coding sequence ATGAAAACAGTATTGATCGTCGGTGCGTCACGCGGCATCGGCCGCGAATTCGCGCACCAGTACAAAAAGGCTGGTTGGCGCGTGCTTGCCACCGCACGCGACGAGGCATCGCTCGAGGCACTTGAAGCGCTCGGCGCGGAGACGTTCTCACTCGACATCACCGTGCCCACCGAGATCGCTGCGCTTGGCTGGAAGCTCGATGGCGAGCGGCTCGATGCGGCATTGCTGGTGTCGGGCGTCTACGGTCCGCGTACGGACGGCGTGGAGACCGTCACCGCCGAGGACTTCGACGAAGTGATGGTGACCAATGTGCGCGGCCCCATGCAACTGATTCCGATCCTGCTGCCGCTCGTCGAGGACGCCAACGGCGTCCTCGCGGTGCTGTCGAGCAAGATGGGCAGCATCACCGAGGCGAGTGGCACCACGGGCTGGCTGTATCGCGTGAGCAAGGCGGCGCTCAACGACGCGCTGAAGATCGCCTCATTGCAGACGCGGCGCGCGGCATGCGTCGCGTTGCATCCAGGCTGGGTACGCACCGATATGGGCGGTGCACAGGCGGCGATCGATCCCGAGCGCAGCGTGAGCGGCATGCGCCAGGTCCTCGCTCAGGCCGCGGCGTCACACGAGTCGTTTAACGGCCGATTCTTCCAATACGACGGTACCTCGCTCGACTGGTGA
- the aceK gene encoding bifunctional isocitrate dehydrogenase kinase/phosphatase — protein sequence MNHFPKLLSSQIGFDLAQTMLEGFDRHYRVFREAAIHAKALFEAGDWHGLQRLARERITSYDERVAECVKLLEDEYDAENIDDEVWQQIKLHYIGLLTTHHQPECAETFFNSVCCKILHRSYFNNDFIFVRPAISTEYIENDEPAAKPTYRAYYPGKDGLAATLERVVTNFQLEPPFEDLQRDVGCVMQSIHGAFGTFDEAANFQIHVLSSLFYRNKSAYIVGRIINGDALLPFAVPLRHVKPGLLALDTVLLKRDQLLIIFSFSHSYFLVDMEVPSAYVEFLGTVMPGKPKAEIYTSLGLQKQGKNLFYRDLLHHLSHSSDQFIIAPGIKGMVMLVFTLPSFPYVFKLIKDNFPPPKETSREQIQGKYQLVKRHDRLGRMADTLEYSSVALPVSRLDEALLHELEKEVPSMLEYEGDNLVIRHLYIERRMMPLNLYLQNGSDEDVDHGIREYGDAVKELMQANIFPGDMLYKNFGVTRHGRVVFYDYDEIEYLTDCNVRAVPPPRNEEDEMSGEPWYAVGSHDIFPETYGTFLLGDPRVRRAFMQHHADFFDPALWQRHKDHLLKGELPDFFPYDSSVRFCIRYPERFAPGTGVQKAAGANDSSGSSDANNTNDTTATRESAARAA from the coding sequence ATGAATCACTTTCCCAAACTGCTGTCGTCACAGATTGGCTTCGATCTTGCGCAGACGATGCTCGAAGGGTTCGATCGCCACTACCGCGTCTTCCGCGAGGCCGCAATTCACGCGAAGGCCCTGTTCGAAGCCGGTGACTGGCATGGCCTGCAACGCCTTGCGCGGGAACGGATTACTTCGTATGACGAACGGGTCGCGGAATGCGTCAAACTGCTCGAAGACGAATACGATGCCGAAAATATCGACGACGAGGTGTGGCAGCAGATCAAGCTGCACTACATCGGCCTCTTGACCACGCATCATCAGCCCGAGTGCGCAGAAACGTTTTTCAATTCGGTGTGCTGCAAGATTCTGCATCGCTCGTATTTCAACAATGACTTTATTTTTGTGCGGCCCGCCATCTCGACCGAATACATCGAGAACGACGAACCCGCGGCCAAACCGACCTATCGCGCGTATTACCCTGGTAAGGACGGTCTCGCTGCAACGCTCGAGCGCGTCGTCACCAACTTCCAGCTGGAACCCCCATTTGAGGATCTGCAGCGCGATGTCGGCTGCGTGATGCAGTCCATTCACGGCGCGTTCGGCACCTTCGACGAAGCCGCCAATTTCCAGATTCATGTGCTGTCGTCGCTGTTCTATCGCAACAAGTCGGCGTATATCGTGGGGCGCATCATCAACGGTGACGCGCTGCTCCCATTCGCCGTGCCGCTGCGTCACGTAAAGCCCGGTCTGCTCGCGCTCGACACCGTGCTGCTCAAGCGCGACCAGTTGCTGATCATCTTCAGCTTCTCGCACTCATATTTTCTGGTGGATATGGAAGTGCCGTCCGCGTACGTGGAGTTTCTCGGCACCGTCATGCCGGGCAAGCCCAAGGCGGAAATCTATACCTCGCTCGGCTTGCAGAAGCAGGGCAAGAATCTGTTCTATCGCGACCTGCTGCATCACCTGTCGCATTCGAGCGATCAGTTCATCATCGCGCCCGGCATCAAAGGGATGGTGATGCTGGTGTTCACGCTGCCCTCGTTTCCCTATGTGTTCAAGCTGATCAAGGACAATTTCCCGCCGCCCAAGGAAACTTCGCGCGAACAGATTCAGGGCAAATATCAGCTCGTCAAACGACACGACCGTTTAGGACGTATGGCCGATACGCTGGAGTATTCGAGCGTGGCGCTGCCTGTCTCGCGCCTCGACGAAGCGCTGTTGCACGAACTCGAAAAGGAAGTGCCGTCGATGCTCGAATACGAGGGCGACAACCTCGTGATCCGCCATCTGTACATCGAGCGCCGCATGATGCCGTTGAACCTCTATCTGCAAAATGGCAGCGACGAGGACGTCGATCACGGCATCCGCGAATACGGTGACGCGGTGAAGGAGCTGATGCAGGCGAACATCTTCCCCGGCGACATGCTGTACAAGAACTTCGGCGTGACACGTCATGGCCGCGTCGTGTTCTACGACTACGACGAGATCGAATACCTGACCGATTGCAATGTGCGCGCGGTGCCGCCGCCGCGCAACGAGGAAGACGAGATGTCCGGCGAGCCGTGGTACGCGGTTGGCTCGCATGACATTTTTCCCGAAACCTACGGTACCTTCCTGCTCGGCGACCCACGCGTGCGCCGCGCTTTCATGCAGCATCACGCAGACTTCTTCGATCCGGCGCTGTGGCAACGACATAAGGATCACTTACTGAAAGGCGAACTGCCCGACTTCTTTCCCTACGACAGCAGTGTGCGCTTCTGCATCCGCTATCCGGAGCGTTTCGCTCCCGGAACCGGCGTGCAGAAAGCTGCCGGTGCAAACGACTCAAGCGGCTCAAGCGACGCAAACAACACAAACGACACAACGGCAACGCGCGAATCTGCCGCTCGCGCGGCGTGA